The window CATACGCCGAGTGCGGCGATGAATATTTTCTGGATGTCCGTTTCGTTGGGAGCCTTGGGATTTTCCATGAGCGCCAGCTGGTCGACGGTGATCTCGTTAGGCGGTCAGTATACCGGCTCCGTTTCGGGCTGGATGAATCTTTGGGGAAATATCGGCGGCGTTCTGGCCCCGATTGTAACGGCCTATTTCGTTACCAATTACGGTTGGAATGAAGCCTTTACGGCTACGTCTCTTTTCGGCATCGTCGCCGTCGTCTGCTGGTTTTTCGTCAAACCGGGAAAAATGCTGGTTCCGAAAAAAAGGCCGGCAGCGGAATAACGTATAAGATAGGGAATTATGTAGGGGTAAAAAAAGAGCATCTTCGGGGGAAGATGCTCTTTTCGCGTATTACGTTGATGACTGACGTTTATTCGACAGTGACCGATTTTGCCAGATTGCGCGGCTTGTCGACATCACAGCCTCTGGTGATAGCTGCGTAATAAGCCAGAAGTTGGAGCGGGATAACGGCCAGAATCGGCATCAGCAGTTCGTCGATTTCGGGAACGCGAATTACGTGGTCGACATATTTTACAAGCTCCGTGTCGCCTGCAGCGGCAATGCCGATGACGATGGCGTCCCGGGCTTTGACTTCTTTGATATTGCTCAGCGTCTTTTCATAAACGCTCTTCTGGGTAGCCAGGGCGATAACGGGGACGCCGTTGACGATCAGCGCCAGCGTACCGTGCTTCAATTCACCGGCGGCGTAAGCTTCTGCGTGAATGTAAGAAATTTCTTTCAGCTTCAGCGAGCCTTCCATGGCGACGTTATAATCCAGAGAACGGCCGATAAAAAAGGCGTCTTCGTTGAAACCGTATTTCTTGGCGAAGGTCTTGATCGGCTCGACGTCTTCCAAGGTGCGGCCGATCTGGTCCGGCAGGTTGCGCAATTCGCCGATCAGGGCCATGAGGCGGTCGGCAGGCTGTGTCTGTTTGATGGCGGCCATGTAGAGAGACAGCATGAAAAACGTAACGAGCTGTGTCGTATACGCTTTGGTCGAGGCGACGGCTATTTCCGGGCCGGCCCAGGTATAAACGACCTGATCGGCTTCACGGGCGATGGAGGAGCCGACGACGTTGGTTATGGCTAACGTCTTGGCGCCGCGCCGTTTTGCTTCTTTCAACGCCGCCAGGGTGTCGCTCGTTTCGCCGGACTGGCTGACGACGATGAGCAGTGTTCCCTCATCGATGATCGGATCGCGATAGCGGAATTCGGAAGCGATATCCGTTTCCACCGGAATGCGGACCAGCTTTTCGATGTACGTCTTGCCGACGAGACCGGCATGGTACGCCGTTCCGCAGGCAACGATAAAAATCTTGCGGAAGCCGTTCAGGTAAGCGGCGTCCCAGTTCAGTTCATCCATGACGATCCGACTGCCGTCTTTGGAGATGCGGGGCGACGTCGTATCGCGGACAGCTTTCGGCTGTTCGTGGATCTCTTTGAGCATGAAATGTTCATAACCGCCCTTTTCGGCCGTTTCAGCATTCCACGTTACTTCAAAGATCTTCTTGTCGAGCTTTTCTCCGGAAAGGTCGGTGACAGTGACGGCGTCCTTGCGGACGACGGCCATCTCTCCGTCGCTTAAGATATACGTTTTCCGCGTCCTGGTAATGATCGCCGGAATATCGGAAGCGATGAAATTTTCTCCTTCCCCGAGGCCGACGACAAGAGGATTGTCTTTTTTCGAGCAAATCAGAACGCCGGGATCGGCTTTGGACATAAAGACCAGCGAGTACGAGCCGTCAATGCGGTGCAGCACGTTTCGTACGGCCTTTTCAAAATCGCCGGCGTACAGATCAGCCAACAGATGAACGACGACTTCCGTGTCCGTTTCCGATTGGAAGACGTGGCCCTTTTTGAGCAACGCTTCCTTCAGAGGCAAATAATTTTCAATAATGCCGTTGTGGACGACGGCGAAATTCCCCGTGCCGTCCGTGTGGGGGTGCGCGTTGATATCCGACGGACGGCCGTGCGTCGCCCAGCGGGTATGGCCGATGCCGACGGTGCCGACAGGCATGTTGCCGGCAATCTTATCGACTAAAGATGCCAGACGGCCGACACATTTTTCCACGCGAATCGTCTGGCCGTCGTCGACGGCGATACCGGAGGAATCGTAGCCGCGGTATTCCAGCTTCGTCAATCCTTCGATTAAAAACGGGGCAGCCTGTTCATTACCGACGTACCCTAATATTCCGCACATGTGCAAGAACCTCCTCTATAAAATAAAGTAGATAAAGTTCCTGTTGATCTCGAGTCTGCTTTGTCCCCTCCGTTACCGAAGGGCTTTTACAGTTCGTATCGGCAGATCTTGCCGAGAGGCATCCGCTGACTGTTCGACGACCTCTTCCTCGTCTTCTTGCCTGAGTGCAAGAGCTAGCGCTGAGACAGATATGCTGTCTTTTTAATACGGCGCTGCCGGACATACAGGAAAATGAACGGCAACGGCGGAGCAGGGAAATAGTATATAACATTTCCTGATCCTGTCTCATTTTAATAGATTGTCCGATGATAGTCAAGATAAGCGGCTTCGGCCGGTTTTTTGCAGCCCTTTCCTGCCGGTCAGAAGGGGAAGATCGGCGGGATAAGACGAGAGAAAATCAGCCCATTGTCACAGTTGTGACACAAAAAGAAGACAACAGTTTATCAATTACAGGAAACAGGGACTTTCCGTATATGGATTTTGCAAAAAGCCTAACAAGGGGAAGCTCTTTATGATAAAATGAATGAACAATTAAAGATAGGAAGAAGATCGTGTAAGCGCTTAGCGTAAGAAAGGAGACTACTATCATGAAGATAAACAAAGTAAGCGCGGCTTTGGCCGTGACAACCGTATGCTTCGCCGTTTCCGCCGCCGCTCCCGCTGCGGCGCGGACCGTCGATATCGGCAGTCTGATCCTGGCCCAGCTCAAGGAAGCCAATCCGCTGACGCAAATCACGCAGTCGGCGGCGGATAACGGTTCGACGTCGACGACGGCGCCGGCGACGTCCGCGCCGGATCCGCAGGCCGCGGAGGTGACGAAGGTCCCTGCCGTGCCGGAAGAAAAACCGAATCATCTGGAAATGGTGCTTGTCTTGGACCGCAGCGGTTCCATGGGCGGGCTGGAAAGCGATACGATCGGCGGTTTCAATTCCATGATCGAAAAGGAACGGAAACTCGCCGTCGATGCCAATGTAACGACGGTGCTGTTCAATAACCATGCAGAAACGGTGTATGACAGAGCTAAGCTTGCCGATGTCAAGACGATGACCGATAAGGATTATCAGGTCGGCGGTATGACGGCTCTTTACGATGCCGTCGGCACGACGATACATACGGTGGAAAAGACGGCGGGCATTGCCGATAAAGGTAATAAAGTGCTTTTCGTGATCATTACGGACGGATTGGAAAACAGCAGCAAAGAATATACGCAGGATGCGGTCAAGCGCATGATTTCCGACAAGAAGGAAAAGGACGGCTGGGAATTTATTTTCTTAGGCGCCAATATCGACGCGGAAGCGGAAGCGCAGAAGATCGGCATTACGCAGGACAAAGCGGCCACGTACACGAACAACAGTGAAGGCGTTCGCGCCAACTATGCGGCTGTCGCCGAGCTGGCGCATTCTCTTGCTTATCATCGTGCCATTACGCCCAATTGGAAAAATAACATTAAATGAAAAAATCGGTTCCGCGACGCACGGCATGCCCTTATCGTGGATGACGCGGACAGAAGAGACGGCCAATATGAGCAAGCCGTCTCTTTCCGCGCGGCCGGCGGATAAGGCGTCGCTGTTCGGAACAGTACCGAAAGGAGGACGTTCGTGAAACGGATTATTACGTATGCTCTCATCGCCTTTGTCGCTCTTTTCGTTTTGGCCGGCTGCGGCAAAAGCAATGATGCGGCTGCCGCCAAACCGGCGTCTGCGGCAAAGCAGCAAGTCAGCGTGGAAGAACGGGGAACGTATACCGATAAGGATCATGTCGCCGCGTATATTCACGCCTATAAAAAGCTGCCGTCCAACTATATTACGAAAAAAGAGGCGCAAGCGCTGGGCTGGAAAGATAAGGGAACCTTGGATACGGTGGCGCCGGGCAAGAGTATCGGCGGCGACCGCTACGGGAACTATGAAAAAGCCGTTCCCGACAAGCAAGGCCGTACTTGGCGGGAATGCGATATCGATTACGTCAAAGGCAATCGCGGCGCCAAGCGTATCGTCTATTCCAATGACGGGCTGATTTATTATTCTGCCGACCATTATAAGGATTTTCAGCAGTTATATTGAGGAGAGTCAGCGATGAACGAATACCTGATAGACGCGGAGCGAATGAAGACAAAAGACGAGGCGCATCATTACTTGCAGCGTCTCTTCGCCTTTCCGGACTATTACGGCGCCAATCTGGACGCTTTACACGATCTGCTCGGCGAAATCGGCGAGGAAACGCTTCTCAAAGTGCCGCGCAAGTTGGCTGACGAAGCGTATTTGTCTGCTTATGGCGCAGCGATGCTGCAGGTTTTCCTGGCCGCCGCTGCTGAGAACGAGTTTTTAACGGTGCAGCTGGTATAGACTGCGCGAAATCCGGTCGGGATGGTCATCCTGCCGGTTTGTTGGAGCGAAAGGAGAGGTTGCTGATGAAATGTCCGCGATGCGGCAAGCCGGTTCCGCCAGGTGCAAAGACCTGCCCTTATTGCGGCGCGCCGTTGCCGCCGCCGGGCAGCCGCAAGGAAGAGGAGATGCCGAGCGTATCGGCAAAGACGACGGGAATCGGTGTTGCCGTCGTTATCGTCGTTGTGCTTGCCGCTGTTGCCGCTTTTGTACTGCTGCGCTGAACGGAAAAGAATACAAAAAAGGAAGACTGCGGTCTCAAAGCAGTCTTCCTTTTTTGTATCTGTCAGAACAGCCAACCCAATATTTTTCTGGCAACGTCGGCTCCCATTTTAGCCGCTTTGATGCCGGCCTTGGCCGGCGCCGTTTTTGCATCAATCCCTTTTTGGATAGCCTTTTTGGCGATTTTTCCGGCTGCATGATTGGCCTTTTTTCTTGTTCTCTCGGCGATTTTGGTATCCTTACCGTTTTTCTTCGTTTTCGCGGCGCCTTCATTACGGCAGATCGGGATGTGGTCTCTTGCTTATCGTCGCGACGCCCCTGAACGCCTCTTTCGCCGGCTAAGCCCGCGTCGGCGCGGAGCGGTCGCGTACTTGCTGCGGTCCCTGTCGGGACCGGATGCGGCGCCGTGTTGAACCGGTCGGCAATGGCGGGAGCGGGATGGATGTTATATTCATAAACAGGTGTTGCCGGTGTTTTTTTCGTTTGTTCTATGGCAAGCTCTTGCCGTAAATTCATTCTTTCCCGCAGAGACGGGAAAGAATGCTGCGCTTGCTCTTCCTGCATCGCTGCCGGCGTCGCGGCGGCCAGGAGAGGCAGCGGCGTGCTCAGCAACAGAAAAAGAGGGATGATGGCTTTGTTCATGATAGATCCTTTCCCATAACAAATGCCGGAACGTACCGGACAGACGACGGCGTAAGCGGTGCTCGAACCGACATACTATTGTTATAGTATATATACTGGGACTATGAAAATGCAAGTATTTCATAGAGGATGAACCCCGCTTTTTTAGTATGGCGAACAAGAGCATCTCGCCGCGATCGCGATATAGACCGTAGAATTCGCGCGGCGAGATGCTCTTGTTTTACATACATGACAGCTGAATTTGAAATTATCTTGTCTGAAAGAACGGCAACTTCTGTGCACTTTCATCCTTTTTTTCGTTTTTTTGCTTTTCCTTCAGCTTTTTTTCGTTTTCCTTATGTTGATCATTTTTTTTCAGATCGGTCTTGTTCGTCTGTCGATACTTATCATCTTTCGTGGCAACCGTATAAGACCGATTTTCTTTTCCCTCGCTGCGGCTGAGTTGGCCGGCGTTGTCGTTCCGGGTACGCGTGGCGACATGGGAGGACGGCGCCGTCTTGTTCGTACGGCCTGCTTGATCATGGCGATTCGTCGCTGGTTCTTTCTGCGCCGTGTCGTTGTCTTTTTTCTGATCGGCATTTCCATCTCGATAGGAGTAGGACCGGTTATCAGGCGAAACGACGGCTCGATTATTGCCGCTGTTCCATTCCGGTGAAGTCGGAGCCGCCGTGTCGGCTGCGTAGAGCGGCGCGGTCATCATCATTAACGCAACTAAAGGCGCCCATATTTTTTTCATGATGCAAACCTTCTTGTAAGAATGGGTTTATTCTAGCACGAAAGGAGACGGTTTTACAGCGAAAACGACGATTTACTCCAAGGTGTGAAAAGGTTGTAACAATAGACGTGAGATCGACAAGAATCTGTCATACAAGCCTCGCCGGTAAATAGCGGATAAAGGCGTATCTTCTTCTTGCGGAAAATCGGCTGTCAGTGTTTGCCATGAAGGGAAGATAATGCTATGATGAAATGGAAATCAAACTTGCATCCGGATAAACAGGGGGGAATGGATTATGTTTAATCTTTATATACCGACAAAGGTGCTGTTTGGCTGCGGGCAGCTGAACAATCTCCACAAGCAGACGATGCCGGGGAAAAAAGCGTTGATCGTCGTGTCGAACGGGAAATCGGTAAAAGTCAACGGCTATCTTTCACGGACGGAAGAACAGCTTCATCAAGCCGGTGCGGAGACGTTTTTGTTTGATAAGATTGAAGCGAATCCGCTGCATACGACGGTTACTGCCGGGGGCCATTACGCGGCGCAGGTAAAAGCCGATTTTCTGGTCGCCCTCGGCGGCGGCAGCGTGCTTGACGCGGCCAAGGGGATTGCCGTCGTCGCCGCCAACGGCGGCGATGTTTGGGATTATGTTACCAACGGTACGGGAAAGGGCAAAGCCATTGCCGCGAAACCGCTGCCGATCCTGGCCATACCGACGACGGCGGGAACCGGTTCGGAAACGGATATGGGCGGCGTCATTACCAACAGGGAAACACGTGAAAAAACGCCGATCAAGGATCTCTCCCTGTTTCCGCAGGTCGCTGTCATTGATCCCGAGCTGATGCTTACGGTGCCGCCGCGATTCACGGCGTATCAGGGATTTGATGCGCTGTTTCACAATATTGAAGGCTATATCGCCAATAAAGCCAGTGACATGAGCGAAATGATCGCCTTGACGGCGATTGAACATCTTGCCGCCTATTTGCCGCGAGCCGTTGCCGACGGCACTGATTTGGAAGCGCGGGAAAAGGTGGCCTTTGCCAGTTATCTCGGCGGCGTCGAAATGGTCG of the Megasphaera vaginalis (ex Bordigoni et al. 2020) genome contains:
- a CDS encoding vWA domain-containing protein; translated protein: MKINKVSAALAVTTVCFAVSAAAPAAARTVDIGSLILAQLKEANPLTQITQSAADNGSTSTTAPATSAPDPQAAEVTKVPAVPEEKPNHLEMVLVLDRSGSMGGLESDTIGGFNSMIEKERKLAVDANVTTVLFNNHAETVYDRAKLADVKTMTDKDYQVGGMTALYDAVGTTIHTVEKTAGIADKGNKVLFVIITDGLENSSKEYTQDAVKRMISDKKEKDGWEFIFLGANIDAEAEAQKIGITQDKAATYTNNSEGVRANYAAVAELAHSLAYHRAITPNWKNNIK
- a CDS encoding ribonuclease domain-containing protein, giving the protein MKRIITYALIAFVALFVLAGCGKSNDAAAAKPASAAKQQVSVEERGTYTDKDHVAAYIHAYKKLPSNYITKKEAQALGWKDKGTLDTVAPGKSIGGDRYGNYEKAVPDKQGRTWRECDIDYVKGNRGAKRIVYSNDGLIYYSADHYKDFQQLY
- a CDS encoding zinc-ribbon domain-containing protein, giving the protein MKCPRCGKPVPPGAKTCPYCGAPLPPPGSRKEEEMPSVSAKTTGIGVAVVIVVVLAAVAAFVLLR
- a CDS encoding iron-containing alcohol dehydrogenase, which produces MFNLYIPTKVLFGCGQLNNLHKQTMPGKKALIVVSNGKSVKVNGYLSRTEEQLHQAGAETFLFDKIEANPLHTTVTAGGHYAAQVKADFLVALGGGSVLDAAKGIAVVAANGGDVWDYVTNGTGKGKAIAAKPLPILAIPTTAGTGSETDMGGVITNRETREKTPIKDLSLFPQVAVIDPELMLTVPPRFTAYQGFDALFHNIEGYIANKASDMSEMIALTAIEHLAAYLPRAVADGTDLEAREKVAFASYLGGVEMVVCSTVSEHSLEHSLSAFHQELPHGAGLIMLSEAYFTYFIEHHACDERFVRLAKALGKVDAAVPTDFISALKTLQQACGVAELKMSDYGIVPDEFPEMARIAKSAMAFLFASDRIPLSEADVVEIYENAYR
- the glmS gene encoding glutamine--fructose-6-phosphate transaminase (isomerizing), whose product is MCGILGYVGNEQAAPFLIEGLTKLEYRGYDSSGIAVDDGQTIRVEKCVGRLASLVDKIAGNMPVGTVGIGHTRWATHGRPSDINAHPHTDGTGNFAVVHNGIIENYLPLKEALLKKGHVFQSETDTEVVVHLLADLYAGDFEKAVRNVLHRIDGSYSLVFMSKADPGVLICSKKDNPLVVGLGEGENFIASDIPAIITRTRKTYILSDGEMAVVRKDAVTVTDLSGEKLDKKIFEVTWNAETAEKGGYEHFMLKEIHEQPKAVRDTTSPRISKDGSRIVMDELNWDAAYLNGFRKIFIVACGTAYHAGLVGKTYIEKLVRIPVETDIASEFRYRDPIIDEGTLLIVVSQSGETSDTLAALKEAKRRGAKTLAITNVVGSSIAREADQVVYTWAGPEIAVASTKAYTTQLVTFFMLSLYMAAIKQTQPADRLMALIGELRNLPDQIGRTLEDVEPIKTFAKKYGFNEDAFFIGRSLDYNVAMEGSLKLKEISYIHAEAYAAGELKHGTLALIVNGVPVIALATQKSVYEKTLSNIKEVKARDAIVIGIAAAGDTELVKYVDHVIRVPEIDELLMPILAVIPLQLLAYYAAITRGCDVDKPRNLAKSVTVE
- a CDS encoding barstar family protein, whose product is MNEYLIDAERMKTKDEAHHYLQRLFAFPDYYGANLDALHDLLGEIGEETLLKVPRKLADEAYLSAYGAAMLQVFLAAAAENEFLTVQLV